In Hymenobacter sublimis, a single genomic region encodes these proteins:
- a CDS encoding GAF domain-containing protein, translating into MTNIFPDRLVPENETARLRTLHLYQIVNTTPEKIFDDYVAWAAQLFNTPISLISFVDDDYVHFKAVTGAEGVPGLPRTESMCSAAILPDMPVVTTDYSAEGCRLISPDVAQTLGLNFYAGSALRMPDGARIGMMAVIGREHRTLSGAEEEVLTRLAHLVSQTVELRFQYLQAQQDDLWQEAQQELAETLDDNATLTRYLSTRNHGINLDDTEVQDLVLRRLTGVEKVLDRRLREAPTAA; encoded by the coding sequence TATTTTTCCCGACCGCCTGGTACCCGAAAATGAAACGGCGCGCCTGCGCACGCTTCATCTGTACCAAATTGTAAACACCACGCCGGAGAAAATTTTCGATGACTATGTGGCCTGGGCGGCGCAGCTATTTAATACGCCCATCTCCCTGATTTCCTTTGTGGATGATGACTACGTGCACTTTAAGGCCGTAACCGGGGCCGAAGGCGTACCGGGACTGCCTCGCACGGAAAGCATGTGCTCGGCCGCCATTCTGCCCGACATGCCGGTTGTAACCACTGACTACTCGGCCGAGGGCTGCCGCCTGATCAGCCCGGATGTGGCACAGACTCTAGGGTTAAACTTTTACGCCGGCTCCGCCCTGCGCATGCCCGATGGAGCCCGCATTGGGATGATGGCCGTAATTGGCCGGGAGCACCGCACGCTCTCGGGCGCCGAGGAAGAGGTGCTGACTCGCTTAGCCCACCTGGTAAGCCAGACGGTGGAGCTGCGGTTTCAGTACTTGCAGGCCCAGCAGGACGACCTGTGGCAGGAGGCCCAGCAGGAACTCGCCGAAACGCTCGACGACAACGCTACCCTTACCCGCTACCTCAGCACCCGCAACCACGGCATCAACCTCGACGATACGGAGGTGCAGGATCTGGTGCTGCGCCGCCTCACGGGGGTAGAAAAGGTGCTGGATCGGCGCCTACGGGAAGCGCCCACCGCCGCATAA